The Flavimarina sp. Hel_I_48 genome window below encodes:
- a CDS encoding 3-hydroxyacyl-CoA dehydrogenase/enoyl-CoA hydratase family protein, translated as MSKRRINKVAVIGSGIMGSGIACHFANIGVEVLLLDIVPRELTDKEKAKGLTLEDKNVRNRLVNEHLQNALKSKPSPIYHKDFANRITTGNTTDDIAKVRDVDWIIEVVIERLDIKKQVFETLDKHRTPGTLITSNTSGIPIQYMSEGRSTDFQKHFCGTHFFNPARYLELFEIIPGPKTDQEVLEFLTNYGEKFLGKTAVLAKDTPAFIGNRIGTFSIMSLFHTVKALGMTVEEVDKLTGSLIGRPKSATFRTVDVVGLDTLVHVANGIYENCPNDERRELFKLPDYISTMNDNKWLGSKTGQGFYKKIKKDDGSSEILTLDLDKMDYRDEKRASFATLEKTKGVDLVADRFPILINGEDNAGEFFRKNFAGLFAYVQNRIPEITDELYKIDNAMRAGYGWGHGPFQIWDAVGIEKGVELIKAEGYEVASWVTEMLSAGIKSFYTVKDGNTYFYDIDKKKYSKKPGQEGFIILDNIRQSKEVFKNNGVVVEDLGDGILNVEFRSKMNSIGGDVLGGLNKAIDIAEKDFAGLVIANQGKNFSVGANIGMIFMMAVEQEYDELNAAVKYFQDTSMRLRYSSIPTVVAPHAMTLGGGCEMTLHADRVVAAAESYIGLVEFGVGLIPGGGGSKEMALRASETYQKDDVELNRLREYFLTIGMAKVSTSAYEAFDLGILKQGKDIVVVNKNRQIATAKEIAKFEAEQGYTKPIQRKDIKVLGKQALGAFLVGTDQMNAGNYISDHDKKIANKLAYVMAGGDLSEASYVSEQYLLDLEREAFLSLTGERKTLERLEHMIKKNKPLRN; from the coding sequence ATGAGCAAGAGAAGAATAAATAAAGTAGCTGTTATAGGTTCTGGAATTATGGGAAGTGGTATAGCCTGCCACTTTGCAAATATTGGTGTTGAAGTTCTATTATTGGACATAGTTCCTCGTGAACTTACTGATAAGGAAAAGGCAAAAGGATTAACCTTAGAAGATAAAAACGTACGCAACCGTTTGGTTAATGAGCATCTTCAAAATGCCCTGAAATCGAAACCCTCCCCTATTTATCACAAAGATTTTGCAAACCGTATCACTACAGGTAATACAACAGATGATATTGCCAAGGTAAGAGATGTAGATTGGATCATTGAAGTGGTCATTGAACGTCTTGACATCAAAAAACAGGTATTTGAAACCCTGGACAAGCACCGTACACCAGGTACTTTAATAACATCCAATACTTCGGGAATACCCATTCAATATATGAGTGAGGGTCGTAGTACTGATTTTCAGAAACATTTCTGTGGAACACATTTTTTCAATCCTGCACGCTACCTGGAACTTTTTGAAATTATCCCTGGTCCTAAAACCGACCAAGAAGTTCTTGAATTTCTGACCAATTATGGTGAGAAATTTCTTGGTAAAACAGCCGTTTTAGCCAAAGATACTCCGGCTTTTATCGGTAATCGTATCGGTACTTTTAGCATTATGAGCTTATTTCATACCGTGAAAGCGTTGGGCATGACCGTCGAGGAGGTTGATAAACTTACAGGTTCTTTAATAGGCAGGCCAAAATCAGCTACTTTCAGGACAGTTGATGTTGTGGGACTTGACACGCTTGTACACGTGGCTAATGGTATTTATGAGAACTGTCCCAATGATGAGCGCAGGGAGCTTTTTAAACTTCCCGACTACATCAGCACGATGAACGACAACAAATGGCTGGGAAGCAAGACCGGACAGGGTTTCTATAAAAAAATCAAGAAAGATGACGGTTCTAGCGAAATATTGACCCTAGACCTCGATAAAATGGATTATCGGGATGAAAAACGGGCTTCTTTTGCCACTTTGGAGAAAACAAAAGGTGTTGATCTTGTAGCAGATCGTTTCCCTATACTTATCAACGGTGAGGATAATGCAGGAGAATTTTTCCGTAAAAACTTCGCTGGTCTTTTTGCTTACGTACAAAACCGAATTCCTGAAATTACAGATGAGCTTTATAAAATAGATAACGCCATGCGCGCTGGCTATGGCTGGGGCCATGGACCATTTCAAATATGGGATGCGGTAGGTATAGAAAAAGGTGTAGAACTTATAAAAGCCGAAGGTTACGAAGTTGCTTCCTGGGTAACTGAAATGCTTTCCGCAGGCATCAAGTCCTTTTATACCGTTAAAGACGGGAATACTTACTTCTACGATATTGACAAGAAGAAATATTCCAAAAAACCTGGTCAGGAAGGCTTTATTATACTTGATAACATTCGTCAAAGTAAAGAGGTTTTCAAAAACAACGGCGTTGTGGTTGAAGATCTGGGAGATGGAATACTCAATGTGGAATTCCGTTCTAAAATGAATTCCATAGGCGGGGATGTTCTCGGCGGTTTGAACAAAGCTATTGATATTGCAGAAAAAGATTTCGCCGGACTCGTTATTGCCAATCAGGGTAAAAATTTCTCTGTGGGAGCAAACATCGGGATGATATTCATGATGGCGGTGGAGCAGGAATATGATGAGCTGAATGCGGCAGTAAAATATTTCCAGGATACTTCCATGCGCCTGCGCTACTCCTCCATTCCCACTGTCGTAGCTCCCCACGCTATGACCCTGGGCGGTGGTTGTGAGATGACCTTACATGCAGATCGCGTGGTCGCAGCGGCAGAAAGTTATATTGGTTTGGTAGAATTTGGTGTTGGTCTTATTCCAGGCGGCGGCGGCTCTAAAGAAATGGCATTGAGAGCTTCGGAAACCTACCAAAAGGATGATGTCGAACTGAACCGTCTGCGCGAATATTTTCTAACCATTGGTATGGCAAAAGTATCTACTTCGGCTTATGAAGCCTTTGATCTGGGAATTCTGAAACAGGGCAAGGATATCGTAGTGGTCAATAAAAACCGCCAGATCGCGACTGCCAAGGAAATTGCAAAATTTGAAGCGGAACAAGGCTACACAAAACCCATACAGCGTAAAGATATCAAAGTACTTGGAAAACAGGCATTGGGTGCTTTCCTCGTGGGTACAGACCAGATGAATGCCGGAAATTATATAAGCGATCACGATAAAAAAATCGCCAACAAATTGGCTTATGTAATGGCCGGAGGTGATTTATCTGAAGCGTCTTATGTAAGTGAACAATATTTGCTCGATCTGGAACGGGAAGCCTTTCTGAGCTTAACGGGAGAGCGCAAAACATTAGAGCGTTTAGAGCATATGATCAAGAAGAATAAACCGTTGAGGAATTGA
- a CDS encoding acetyl-CoA C-acyltransferase, translated as MKTAYIVKAYRTAVGKAPRGLFRFKRPDELAAETIEYLLKDIPQLDKKRIDDVMVGNAMPEAEQGLNMGRLISLMGLKIEDVPGVTVNRYCASGIETIAMASAKIQAGMAECIIAGGAESMSYIPMGGYKPVPDYKLAKEGHEDYYWNMGLTAEAVAKQFHVSREDQDEFAYNSHQKALKAQAENRFQDQIVPIEVHETFVNGAGKKETRTYTVNKDEGPRKDTSLEVLGKLRPVFAEGGTVTAGNSSQMSDGAAFTLIMSEKMMKELNLEPIARLVNFAPVGVEPRIMGIGPVKAIPKALKQADVKLQDIELFELNEAFASQSLAVIREAGLNSDIVNVNGGAIALGHPLGCTGGKLSVQLFDEMRKRNMQGKYGMVTMCVGTGQGAAGVYEFLT; from the coding sequence ATGAAAACAGCATATATAGTAAAAGCATACCGTACTGCCGTGGGCAAAGCTCCCCGGGGATTATTTAGATTTAAACGTCCTGATGAACTTGCGGCCGAGACTATAGAATATTTGCTTAAAGATATTCCACAACTGGATAAAAAGCGTATTGATGATGTTATGGTGGGCAACGCCATGCCAGAAGCGGAACAAGGACTTAATATGGGTAGGTTGATTTCCTTAATGGGACTTAAGATCGAAGATGTTCCAGGAGTAACGGTTAACCGCTATTGCGCCTCTGGTATTGAAACCATCGCAATGGCTTCGGCCAAGATTCAGGCAGGTATGGCAGAATGTATTATTGCCGGTGGTGCAGAAAGCATGAGTTATATTCCCATGGGTGGTTATAAACCCGTGCCCGACTATAAACTGGCTAAAGAAGGTCATGAAGATTACTACTGGAATATGGGCCTCACCGCAGAAGCTGTCGCTAAACAGTTTCATGTGAGCCGGGAAGATCAGGATGAATTTGCATACAATTCTCATCAAAAAGCACTAAAAGCACAAGCCGAAAATCGCTTTCAGGATCAGATCGTTCCCATAGAGGTGCATGAAACGTTTGTGAACGGTGCCGGTAAAAAAGAAACAAGAACCTACACGGTCAATAAAGATGAAGGACCGCGGAAAGACACAAGCTTAGAAGTTCTAGGGAAGCTTCGTCCCGTTTTTGCCGAAGGCGGAACTGTAACTGCTGGAAATTCCTCGCAAATGAGTGATGGAGCAGCGTTTACGCTGATCATGAGCGAGAAAATGATGAAAGAGCTCAATTTGGAACCTATTGCGCGATTGGTAAATTTTGCACCCGTGGGCGTAGAACCAAGGATTATGGGTATAGGTCCGGTTAAAGCGATTCCGAAAGCGCTGAAACAAGCCGATGTAAAACTGCAAGATATTGAACTTTTTGAACTCAACGAAGCTTTTGCAAGTCAGTCACTGGCGGTCATCCGTGAAGCCGGACTCAATTCTGATATCGTCAATGTAAACGGAGGAGCAATTGCCCTGGGGCATCCATTGGGTTGTACCGGCGGTAAACTTTCGGTGCAATTATTTGATGAGATGCGTAAACGCAATATGCAGGGTAAATACGGTATGGTGACCATGTGTGTAGGTACAGGTCAGGGCGCTGCCGGGGTTTATGAGTTTCTCACATAA
- a CDS encoding AMP-dependent synthetase/ligase: MDIKRLFDFPHYQLEKYNLEKALVTKYNGQWKAISSQEYIDQANRMSRGLLKLGVQPNEKVAVISSTNRTEWNIMDIGIMQTGAQNVPIYPTISEEEYEYVLNHSGATYCFISDDEVLEKVLKIKENVPALKEVYSFEKIDDCKHWNEVLSMGDNIADQEEVERRKDAITEDDIATLIYTSGTTGKPKGVLLSHKNIVSNAINSESRFPIRKGKDRALSFLPLCHVYERMLIYLYQYTGVTIYYAESIDTISENLKEVQPHVMTAVPRLLEKVYDKIIAKGAELSGVKKKLFYWAVELGNEYEPYGKNGWWYEQKLGIARKLIFSKWQEALGGNLNVIASGSAALQPRLARIYNAAGIGVMEGYGLSETSPVIAVNDMRNNGFKIGTVGRPIPETDVKIAEDGEIMIKGPQVMVGYFKEQDKTDEVIENGYFHTGDIGELDTEGFLTITDRKKEMFKTSGGKYVSPQLLENALKQSRFIEHIMVVGEGEKMPAAIIQPSFDFVSDWARRKKIDIGNSPEDLVKNEEVNKRIQQEVDTYNEKFGKWERVKRFELTPDEWSIDEGHLTPTMKLKRRAVKEKYIELYNKIYEHPSAGKSK, encoded by the coding sequence ATGGATATTAAACGTCTCTTTGATTTTCCTCATTATCAGCTTGAAAAATACAATCTTGAGAAAGCTTTGGTTACCAAATATAATGGGCAATGGAAAGCTATATCCAGTCAGGAATATATAGATCAGGCAAACCGTATGAGCCGCGGACTGTTAAAACTTGGCGTACAGCCTAACGAGAAGGTTGCGGTTATTTCTTCCACAAACAGAACAGAGTGGAATATAATGGATATTGGCATAATGCAGACGGGCGCTCAGAATGTGCCCATCTACCCTACCATTTCCGAAGAGGAATATGAATATGTACTCAATCATAGTGGAGCTACCTATTGTTTTATCTCTGATGATGAAGTGCTGGAAAAAGTCCTTAAAATAAAAGAGAATGTACCAGCCCTCAAAGAGGTTTATAGCTTTGAGAAAATAGATGATTGCAAACACTGGAACGAAGTATTATCCATGGGTGATAATATTGCAGACCAGGAGGAAGTGGAACGTAGAAAAGATGCCATAACAGAAGATGATATTGCAACTTTAATATACACTTCTGGTACTACGGGAAAACCTAAAGGGGTTTTGTTAAGCCATAAAAATATAGTGAGTAACGCCATAAATAGCGAAAGCCGATTCCCTATTAGAAAAGGAAAAGACCGGGCGCTGAGTTTCTTGCCGCTGTGTCACGTTTATGAACGTATGCTGATTTATCTATATCAGTATACAGGGGTTACGATTTATTATGCTGAAAGTATTGATACCATAAGCGAAAACTTAAAAGAAGTTCAACCCCACGTGATGACCGCTGTCCCACGTCTGCTTGAAAAAGTTTATGATAAGATCATTGCAAAAGGTGCCGAATTGAGTGGCGTTAAGAAAAAGCTTTTTTATTGGGCAGTAGAATTGGGCAATGAATACGAACCCTACGGAAAAAACGGCTGGTGGTACGAGCAAAAACTAGGTATTGCCCGGAAGTTGATCTTTAGCAAATGGCAGGAAGCCCTGGGCGGAAACCTGAACGTTATCGCTTCGGGGAGTGCTGCACTACAACCACGCCTGGCGCGCATCTATAACGCGGCTGGCATTGGGGTTATGGAAGGTTATGGATTGAGTGAGACCTCACCTGTTATAGCAGTAAACGATATGCGCAATAATGGCTTTAAAATTGGTACAGTGGGCAGGCCCATTCCAGAAACAGATGTCAAAATTGCCGAAGACGGTGAGATCATGATCAAAGGCCCACAGGTAATGGTGGGGTATTTTAAAGAACAGGATAAAACCGATGAAGTTATTGAGAATGGCTATTTTCATACTGGGGATATTGGAGAGTTGGATACAGAAGGCTTCCTCACGATTACAGACAGAAAAAAAGAAATGTTCAAAACCAGCGGTGGCAAATATGTATCTCCGCAATTGCTGGAAAATGCACTTAAACAGTCGCGTTTTATCGAACACATTATGGTCGTAGGTGAAGGCGAGAAAATGCCTGCCGCTATTATCCAGCCAAGTTTTGATTTCGTTTCGGACTGGGCACGCAGAAAGAAAATAGATATTGGTAATTCCCCGGAGGATTTGGTTAAAAATGAGGAGGTAAATAAGCGTATACAACAAGAAGTGGACACGTACAATGAAAAATTTGGTAAATGGGAACGTGTAAAACGTTTTGAATTGACTCCTGATGAATGGAGCATAGATGAAGGTCACCTCACGCCTACCATGAAACTAAAGCGCCGCGCTGTAAAAGAGAAATATATAGAGCTTTACAATAAAATCTATGAACACCCTTCTGCAGGGAAAAGTAAATAA
- a CDS encoding four helix bundle protein: MAAKHNFRKLNIWHEGMSLVKETYIITKSFPKSETYSLISQIQRLPVSVPSNIAEGTSKNTNKHFCVFLKPL, from the coding sequence ATGGCTGCCAAGCATAATTTTAGAAAACTTAATATCTGGCATGAAGGAATGTCCTTAGTAAAAGAAACTTATATAATTACCAAAAGTTTCCCGAAATCTGAAACATATTCACTAATTAGCCAAATTCAACGCTTGCCAGTATCCGTTCCCTCTAATATTGCTGAAGGCACCAGTAAAAATACAAATAAACACTTTTGTGTTTTTTTGAAACCGCTTTAG
- a CDS encoding four helix bundle protein: protein MSRYAISIPSNIAEGSAHSNKSFKVFLNYSLGSSFELGTQLLIAAHKEYINTEQLKKIESLIAEWQKMTMGFQNKLSN, encoded by the coding sequence ATAAGTAGATATGCAATTTCGATTCCAAGTAATATTGCCGAGGGTTCAGCACATTCTAATAAATCCTTTAAAGTCTTTCTGAATTATTCTCTTGGATCCTCCTTTGAATTGGGTACTCAATTATTAATCGCAGCGCACAAAGAATATATTAATACAGAACAATTAAAAAAAATAGAATCACTGATTGCAGAATGGCAGAAAATGACCATGGGTTTTCAAAATAAATTAAGTAATTGA
- a CDS encoding MarR family winged helix-turn-helix transcriptional regulator, protein MRKREITIDHALRATWQAVIKMYNEQAAQLDSSMATGFALLSIDPEEGTPSTALGPRMGMEATSLSRTLKSMEERGLIERRPNPADGRGVLIFLTDFGRENRAFSKDRVLKFNDAIRGQISSEKIDHFFDVIHVINDLIQNKKIYNPHETTTK, encoded by the coding sequence ATGAGGAAAAGAGAAATAACTATAGATCACGCCCTTCGGGCGACCTGGCAAGCGGTCATTAAAATGTATAATGAGCAGGCAGCACAATTGGATAGCAGTATGGCGACTGGTTTTGCCCTGCTAAGTATCGATCCTGAAGAAGGTACGCCTTCCACGGCCCTGGGACCACGAATGGGCATGGAAGCCACAAGTCTTTCCCGAACCTTAAAATCTATGGAAGAGCGCGGACTCATAGAACGCAGGCCGAATCCCGCAGATGGCAGGGGGGTTTTGATTTTCCTGACAGATTTTGGACGGGAGAACCGGGCATTTAGCAAGGATCGGGTTTTAAAGTTTAACGACGCCATACGCGGACAAATTTCAAGTGAAAAAATCGATCACTTTTTTGATGTTATTCACGTCATTAATGATTTGATTCAGAATAAAAAAATATATAATCCACACGAAACCACTACAAAATAA
- a CDS encoding bile acid:sodium symporter family protein, which yields MLNRIRLKLDKFVLAIIIIIAIAYMFPQWGAEESPIPIDTISTIGIGLIFFFYGVKLSPSKLKAGLSNWKLHVLIQATTFLVFPIVILLFRPLIQNEEQELFWLAFFFLAALPSTVSSSVVMVSIAKGNIPAAIFNASISGIIGILITPLWLGLFVQSSQTDFDFTEIYLKLILQIIVPVVIGMGLQRFLAQFVQKHNSKLTLFDKSIILLIIYKSFAESFSKNLFSSVSILDLLTLFIGVLGLFGLIFLFTAFIANRLNFSTEDRITAQFCGTKKSLVHGTVFSKILFGNMASLGLILLPLMLFHASQILIISVVASRYQKRKV from the coding sequence ATTCTAAATAGAATTCGCTTAAAACTAGACAAATTTGTACTGGCGATCATAATTATTATCGCCATCGCTTATATGTTCCCGCAATGGGGCGCTGAAGAAAGTCCAATACCTATTGATACAATAAGTACCATAGGTATAGGGCTTATATTCTTTTTTTATGGAGTAAAATTAAGTCCGTCAAAATTGAAAGCCGGCCTGTCCAACTGGAAATTGCACGTGCTCATACAAGCCACGACATTCCTGGTTTTTCCTATTGTGATTTTGCTTTTCAGACCGTTGATTCAAAATGAGGAGCAGGAATTATTCTGGCTCGCTTTCTTCTTTCTTGCGGCATTACCGTCTACGGTAAGTTCATCTGTGGTGATGGTTTCCATTGCAAAAGGAAATATCCCTGCGGCAATTTTTAATGCGAGTATTTCCGGAATCATAGGTATATTGATTACACCGTTGTGGCTGGGTTTATTTGTTCAAAGTTCACAAACGGATTTTGACTTTACGGAAATCTACCTCAAACTTATCCTACAGATCATCGTTCCTGTGGTTATAGGCATGGGGTTACAGCGTTTTTTGGCGCAATTTGTACAAAAGCACAACAGCAAACTTACGCTGTTTGATAAAAGCATAATTTTATTGATTATCTATAAAAGCTTTGCGGAATCCTTTTCTAAAAATCTCTTCAGTTCGGTCTCAATTTTAGATCTATTGACGCTGTTTATTGGTGTTTTGGGCCTATTTGGGCTTATTTTCTTATTCACTGCATTTATTGCCAATAGGCTGAATTTCTCCACAGAAGACCGAATTACCGCGCAGTTTTGCGGTACAAAAAAGTCCCTGGTACATGGTACGGTTTTTTCAAAAATCCTCTTTGGGAATATGGCTTCGCTGGGATTGATCTTGTTACCGCTTATGCTCTTTCACGCCTCCCAGATATTGATTATCAGTGTAGTGGCATCGCGGTATCAGAAGAGGAAAGTATAA